A window of the Cannabis sativa cultivar Pink pepper isolate KNU-18-1 chromosome X, ASM2916894v1, whole genome shotgun sequence genome harbors these coding sequences:
- the LOC115698271 gene encoding uncharacterized protein LOC115698271: MSSSLNKSSSNGCEKVLPLEDQQAKVNEVRKSIGTLPDKLSIYCSDASICRYLRARNWNVKKATKMLKDTLKWRSEYKPEEIRWEEVADEAETGKIYRSNYIDKHGRTVLVMRPSFENSKSTKGQIRYLVYCMENAILNLPQEQEQMVWLIDFQGFNLSHISVKVTRETAHVLQEHYPERLGLAILYNPPKFFEPFWMLVKPFLEPKTRNKVKFVYSDDINTKKIMEDHFDMDQLESAFGGNDTTGFDINKYAERMKEDDKKMPAFWTKGNPPAPATSEPVPNNDTPSSDSTIKLEDDAADSIEKRNGSEGVLPAPNHTMLTVDSSRNPTKEVQ, from the exons ATGAGCTCAAGTTTAAATAAATCTTCTTCGAATGGCTGCGAGAAGGTTTTACCATTGGAAGATCAGCAAGCGAAG GTAAACGAAGTGAGAAAGTCGATAGGCACATTGCCAGATAAGTTATCCATATACTGTTCCGATGCATCTATATGCCGGTATTTGAGGGCAAGAAATTGGAATGTCAAGAAGGCAACTAAAATGCTGAAAGATACCTTAAAATGGAGGTCAGAGTACAAACCGGAGGAGATTCGATGG GAAGAGGTAGCTGATGAAGCAGAGACAGGCAAAATTTACAGATCAAATTACATTGACAAACATGGGAGAACAGTTCTTGTCATGAGGcctagttttgag AACTCAAAGTCAACTAAAGGACAAATAAGGTATTTGGTTTATTGCATGGAGAATGCTATCTTGAATCTTCCACAAGAGCAGGAACAGATGGTTTGGCTGATTGATTTTCAGGGTTTCAATCTGTCTCATATTTCAGTAAAAGTGACACGCGAAACTGCTCATGTTTTGCAAGAACACTATCCCGAACGCCTTGGTCTTGCCATACTATATAATCCACCGAAATTCTTTGAACCATTCTGGATG TTGGTAAAGCCATTTTTAGAGCCAAAAACTCGCAACAAAGTCAAGTTTGTGTACTCGGATGACATTAACACGAAGAAAATAATGGAGGATCACTTTGATATGGATCAACTGGAGTCTGCATTTGGTGGAAATGATACTACAGGTTTcgatattaataaatatgcagAGAGAATGAAAGAGGATGACAAAAAGATGCCTGCTTTCTGGACTAAAGGAAATCCCCCAGCTCCAGCAACCTCAGAACCTGTCCCGAACAATGACACTCCATCTTCGGACTCTACCATCAAGTTAGAAGATGATGCAGCTGATTCCATCGAGAAGAGAAATGGATCGGAAGGGGTGCTCCCAGCCCCCAATCACACTATGCTCACTGTTGACAGTAGCAGAAATCCTACTAAAGAGGTTCAGTAA
- the LOC115698285 gene encoding snakin-2, with protein sequence MAINISILLFNSIFVLIISLAVVHHAESHDQMVITTTVLSSTSDESNLQSPLPQKIDCDGACDARCEKSSRPRLCKRACGTCCARCDCVPPGTSGNYDACPCYANMTTHGGRHKCP encoded by the exons ATGGCCATCAATATCTCCATACTTCTCTTCAATTCCATATTTGTTCTCATAATTTCTCTTGCCGTTGTCCACCATGCTGAATCTCATGACCAAatg GTGATAACAACCACCGTTTTGAGCTCAACGTCTGATGAGTCCAATCTTCAAAGTCCTTTGCCACAAAAAATAG ATTGTGATGGAGCTTGTGATGCAAGGTGTGAAAAGTCATCTAGGCCAAGGCTGTGCAAGAGGGCATGTGGCACGTGCTGTGCTCGCTGTGATTGTGTGCCACCTGGCACTTCCGGTAACTATGATGCCTGCCCCTGCTATGCCAACATGACCACCCACGGCGGTCGCCACAAATGCccttga
- the LOC115698303 gene encoding snakin-2, whose amino-acid sequence MALSKVLIISLLFSLLVLNIVEADDTTAIGDVAEGSLKKKSIDCGGSCAARCRLSSRPRLCKRACGTCCQRCNCVPPGTAGNLEVCPCYANMTTHGGRRKCP is encoded by the exons atggCTCTCTCCAAGGTTTTGATCATTTcacttctcttttctcttcttgtTCTCAATATCGTGGAAGCTGATGATACTACT GCAATCGGGGATGTAGCAGAGGGTTCTCTTAAGAAGAAAAGTATCG ATTGTGGGGGGTCATGCGCTGCCAGGTGTCGGTTATCGTCGAGACCACGGCTATGCAAGAGGGCTTGCGGTACTTGCTGTCAACGATGCAACTGCGTTCCACCGGGTACTGCCGGTAACCTTGAGGTCTGCCCCTGCTATGCCAATATGACCACCCATGGTGGAAGACGCAAGTGCCCTTAA